In the Danio rerio strain Tuebingen ecotype United States chromosome 8, GRCz12tu, whole genome shotgun sequence genome, one interval contains:
- the LOC137496295 gene encoding uncharacterized protein isoform X3: MDNEHLSTYFTSEHMSELEDFLSEATQPVVVHAMAATVPVFGEGVNGEVAPVLENMDFCRNLCSWMDEECTAASDASTTLDEPFSVNVEKTTEVQTGGSRRRRIHAFFKRVWKAIKKPFLCYRRRRVGTQIPQGDPHTNDVEIDLDPEPVPRTSGLQNTVDLNPDPELVLGTSGCKNTVDLNPDPEPVLGTSGCKNTVDLNPDPELVLGTSGCKTTVDLNPDPELVLGTSGCKTTVDLNPDPELVLGTSGCKNTVDLNPDPEPAPGMFGRQFTVDPVPDLEPAPRASGLQFTVNPVPDPESAPRAPGRQFTVDLVPDPEFAPRAPGRQFTVDLVPDPEPVPRASGCQNSVDPVPNPGYELRNCKSQFAIDIDSDPDSDPDSEPVPGPSGLQDTANGESSSATGPNRVFMKSLYRLGDILGTGSFGVTYKAIRKSDGKEVAIKRIRKRHGDHYISVPGYSKPVLREVAFMLMLKDPSKSIYLIEMFEWFDQEGFISLVLEYPKPCTSLRIFVKRRHTLKEPIARCLLHQLILGIQHSLDHGISHNDLHAENILVNTNTLELKVIDFGCASKYEDEEQRIIVLGNIWSVGHLLYFMVNGKVPVYSRDEWQPRLLFKPKISSECCDLIEKCLNHNLETLEEVMQHEWMKKV, from the exons ATGGATAACGAACATCTGTCGACTTATTTTACGAGCGAACACATGAGTGAACTCGAAGACTTTCTGAGTGAAGCGACACAGCCTGTGGTTGTCCACGCGATGGCAGCAACAGTACCTGTGTTTGGTGAAGGAGTGAACGGAGAGGTGGCTCCAGTGCTGGAAAACATGGACTTCTGCAGAAACCTCTGTTCTTGGATGGACGAGGAATGTACTGCGGCGTCTGATGCCAGTACGACACTCGATGAGCCCTTCTCTGTTAATGTGGAGAAAACAACCG AAGTTCAAACAGGAGGCAGCAGGAGGAGAAGAATCCATGCTTTCTTCAAGAGAGTGTGGAAGGCCATAAAGAAGCCGTTCCTCTGCTATAGACGGAGAAGAGTGGGGACTCAAATACCACAGGGGGATCCACACACAAACGATGTAGAGATTGATTTGGATCCAGAGCCTGTGCCTAGAACTTCTGGGCTCCAGAATACTGTTGATCTGAATCCAG ATCCAGAACTTGTCCTTGGAACGTCTGGGTGCAAGAATACTGTTGATCTGAATCCAGATCCAGAACCTGTCCTTGGAACGTCTGGGTGCAAGAATACTGTTGATCTGAATCCAGATCCAGAACTTGTCCTTGGAACGTCTGGGTGCAAGACTACTGTTGATCTGAATCCAGATCCAGAACTTGTCCTTGGAACGTCTGGGTGCAAGACTACTGTTGATCTGAATCCAGATCCAGAACTTGTCCTTGGAACGTCTGGGTGCAAGAATACTGTTGATCTGAATCCAGATCCAGAACCTGCTCCTGGAATGTTTGGGCGGCAGTTTACTGTTGATCCGGTTCCAGATCTAGAACCTGCCCCTAGAGCATCTGGGTTGCAGTTTACTGTTAATCCGGTTCCAGATCCAGAATCTGCCCCTAGAGCGCCTGGGAGGCAGTTTACTGTTGATTTGGTTCCAGATCCAGAATTTGCCCCTAGAGCGCCTGGGAGGCAGTTTACTGTTGATTTGGTTCCAGATCCAGAGCCTGTCCCTAGAGCATCTGGGTGCCAGAATTCAGTTGATCCGGTTCCAAATCCAGGGTATGAGCTTAGAAACTGCAAGAGCCAGTTTGCTATTGATATAGATTCAGATCCAGATTCAGATCCAGAttcagagcctgtccctggaccatCTGGGCTCCAGGACACAGCTAATGGGGAATCATCATCTGCCACAGGACCAAATAGAG tatttatgaAGAGTCTCTACAGATTGGGAGATATTCTGGGAACTGGAAGCTTCGGCGTAACCTACAAAGCAATCCGCAAATCTGATGGCAAGGAG GTTGCCATCAAGAGGATCCGCAAGAGACACGGTGACCATTACATATCAGTA cCTGGTTATTCCAAACCAGTACTAAGAGAAGTGGCGTTTATGCTCATGCTGAAAGATCCTTCCAAGAGCATATACCTGATAGAAATGTTTGAGTGGTTTGATCAAGAAGGGTTCATTTCACTTGTTTTGGAATACCCCAAACCTTGTACATCCCTGCGGATCTTTGTAAAGCGACGTCACACGCTGAAGGAACCAATTGCACGCTGCTTGCTGCACCAGTTAATCCTGGGAATCCAGCACTCCCTTGACCATGGAATTTCTCACAATGACTTGCATGCTGAAAACATCCTGGTGAACACAAACACATTGGAGCTCAAGGTGATTGACTTCGGCTGTGCTAGCAAATACGAGGATGAAGAACAAAGGATCATCGTCTTGGGGAACATCTGGAGCGTCGGCCACCTGCTGTATTTTATGGTGAACGGAAAAGTGCCAGTGTACTCCAGAGATGAATGGCAACCACGCCTTTTATTTAAACCCAAGATATCCAGCG AGTGCTGTGATCTGATTGAAAAGTGTCTGAATCACAATTTGGAGACACTGGAGGAGGTCATGCAGCACGAGTGGATGAAGAAGGTGTGA